The following is a genomic window from Candidatus Parvarchaeota archaeon.
TCCCTCTTCTTGAGTACCTTACAATGGAATGGATGGCAAAAATAATCTGGTCCCTGAAAATAAGGCAGACCAATGCAAACAATACAATCCCCGCAAGCCCGCATGCATAATGCCAAAATCCGGCATTTGCACCTATCTCATTTTGCTTGCAAAAAACTTGCCTGAAAGCGCACCCACTATGGGGTATGAAGCAAGCATGGCAAACAGGCGCAAGATGATAAGCTCTATTGCCAAGTCCTTGTCAAACCCGGCTATTTTCATTATTATATCCGCTTCCTGGTAGGATATTGCCTGCGCCGTCTTTGAGAAAAATTCAAATGCGGCCTGGGCAAGGAATATCTGCCAGACAAAAAGGCCAAGACTTCCAACCAACGCAATAACCACACCGCAAGCCGCCCCTATCTTCAGAGCATCAATGCCGCTAATCGCATATCTGAATTTTTCCTCGGCCTTAAGAAAGACAAGGGACAGCCCAACGCCAAACGGGACCGTTATGAAAAATAAAAGGTTGATGAACGGTACTGATGCAAAAAGACCGCCAATAACCCCCCCAAAAAATATCGGCACTATCAGAAGCGGCAAATCCTCGTTTTTTATCTGCAGGTTCGGGTCGCGGGGAACAATCATCTTAATCAGGCTTCCCACCCCCCCGCTTTCTTTTTTTTGCCCTTGCGGCTGCTGCTGCCTTGCCGAAGCTGGCTGCATCTGGCTTGCCTGTGCCTGAAGCTTTGCCATAATCACTGCCTTGCAGTTAGTGCAAAGAAGCTTCCCGTTGAGTTCTGTGGCCTCGTTTTCGCACATTGCCTTGAAGCAGTTGCTGCAAACCCCCACTGCATCCTTGTCATGATGGTAAAAACACTTCATCAAAACCACGTTTTTGTTTTTTCCTGGTTCTTTCTTTCATTTGCACTGTTTATATCCATTTACTTTCCGACTGTCTTTCAGTGACAATTCAAATGCTAAAACGCCCCTAGGCCTTGTTTGAAACAATGCTTCTCCAAAACAAATTCAAAATCGGGACAAGATAGAACGGTATGGCAAGGCCTATTATCGCCCCTGTCAAAAGCCTAAGCGCATTAGTGCTTTCGTAGGTGAACAGGCTTGGAATAAGGTCGCTAACAAGCTGTATCCCTCCATCCAAAGCTATTGGGACTGCTGCAGCAAACAAATATTTTTTGTCAGG
Proteins encoded in this region:
- a CDS encoding DUF2085 domain-containing protein; protein product: TIVFKRSIVVNSDFGVGYKLPVCARDIGIYLAVLVGLIVYPLKMKLGSLDFPDKKYLFAAAVPIALDGGIQLVSDLIPSLFTYESTNALRLLTGAIIGLAIPFYLVPILNLFWRSIVSNKA